A genomic region of Pseudomonas sp. KU43P contains the following coding sequences:
- a CDS encoding MFS transporter, which translates to MSVHEAALAATETPQQQRKRLRKVAAATIFGSMLEWYDFYLYATMAAIVFSKIFFDASNPAVASLLAFSTFAIGFIARPFGGVLFGYLGDRFGRKHVLVITFCMMGVCTALIGLIPSYAAIGIWAPILLVVIRIIQGLGAGAELSGAAVTSYEHASEGKRGSQGAWPALGLNLGLLLSSLTVYLLTMNGNEFLLSGGWRIPFIASIALVAIGLWVRKSIPETPDFEKAHDKADDKPQVSPLKLLFKNDLKGLGVVFFVAIGYNALSYIFKTFSLAYLTQFKGVEAHVTSLSVTIASLVAIFTVPFFGWLCDRWSSKTVLMLGGVLSALFAYPFLELLSTGEPTMIYLAIGIGTGILAPMMFAPQGSFLSRQFPTQTRSSGFGTGREIGTAVAGGLAPLGGLALVAGSATHSTDGVALILAISGVLVVLFALCDQGRKHSTSKN; encoded by the coding sequence ATGTCGGTACACGAGGCGGCGCTGGCCGCAACCGAAACCCCGCAACAGCAACGCAAGCGCCTGCGCAAGGTGGCCGCGGCGACCATCTTCGGCTCGATGCTGGAGTGGTATGACTTCTATCTCTACGCAACCATGGCGGCGATCGTGTTCTCGAAGATCTTCTTCGATGCGAGCAACCCGGCGGTGGCCTCGCTGCTGGCGTTCTCCACCTTCGCCATCGGTTTCATCGCCCGCCCCTTCGGCGGCGTGCTGTTCGGCTACCTGGGCGACCGTTTCGGGCGCAAGCACGTGCTGGTCATCACCTTCTGCATGATGGGCGTGTGCACCGCGCTGATCGGCCTGATCCCGAGTTACGCCGCGATCGGCATCTGGGCGCCGATCCTGCTGGTGGTGATCCGCATCATTCAGGGCCTGGGCGCCGGTGCCGAGCTGTCGGGCGCGGCAGTCACCTCCTACGAGCATGCCAGCGAAGGCAAGCGCGGCAGCCAGGGCGCCTGGCCGGCACTGGGGTTGAACCTGGGCCTGCTGCTGTCGTCGTTGACCGTGTACTTGCTGACCATGAACGGCAATGAGTTCCTGCTGTCCGGCGGCTGGCGCATTCCGTTCATCGCCAGCATCGCCCTGGTGGCGATCGGCCTGTGGGTACGCAAGAGCATTCCAGAAACGCCGGACTTCGAAAAGGCCCATGACAAGGCCGACGACAAGCCCCAGGTGTCGCCACTCAAGCTGCTGTTCAAGAACGACCTCAAAGGCCTTGGCGTGGTGTTCTTCGTGGCCATCGGCTACAACGCCCTGAGCTACATCTTCAAGACCTTCTCCCTGGCCTACCTGACCCAGTTCAAAGGGGTCGAGGCCCACGTCACCTCGCTGTCGGTGACCATTGCCAGCCTGGTGGCGATCTTTACCGTACCGTTCTTCGGCTGGCTGTGCGACCGCTGGAGCAGCAAGACCGTGCTGATGCTCGGCGGTGTGCTGTCGGCACTGTTCGCCTATCCGTTCCTGGAGCTGCTGAGCACCGGCGAGCCAACCATGATCTACCTGGCCATCGGCATCGGCACCGGCATCCTCGCACCGATGATGTTCGCCCCGCAGGGCTCGTTCCTCAGCCGCCAGTTCCCGACCCAGACGCGCTCTTCAGGGTTTGGCACCGGCCGGGAGATCGGTACCGCCGTGGCCGGTGGCCTGGCGCCACTGGGCGGGCTGGCCCTGGTGGCCGGGTCAGCGACCCACTCCACCGATGGGGTGGCGTTGATCCTGGCGATTTCCGGGGTGTTGGTGGTGTTGTTCGCGCTGTGTGACCAGGGCCGAAAGCACTCGACCTCGAAGAATTGA
- a CDS encoding T6SS phospholipase effector Tle1-like catalytic domain-containing protein: MEKQHGPARLRVGIFFDGTGNNQANTKAIETDETGSYGKALSNIALLHALYPSGRVGDQFFLKHYVEGIGTTAGASDSAFDGMTGRGRTGVRARVDQALLEVAQQVRQCLANCSQVLPGYIAFDLFGFSRGATAARHLANRLTRETLTLPSELQSHKVIEFIGLFDTVAAIVAPLRGNFDPANDNYDGLLLGLGQGIARHLVQLVAGDERRHNFPLLRSGNDIVVPGVHSNIGGGYPASVREQVLLCKPQSNRVPATTAPERTRAYAAVEALLASAFAELGEPRPRLQVWEEPVATDRAKRDGPEKQVYVAVYREREVSGHLSRVYLSIMRELAVRSGVPFAVLGEDEAHRLPEELQVISDKLHDFALGRCPELQLTLAERALLHSKYVHTSAHWNALAGMRNSSLDMLYINRPEESGRVMHENPLD, from the coding sequence ATGGAAAAGCAGCACGGCCCAGCCAGGTTACGGGTGGGCATATTCTTTGACGGAACCGGCAACAATCAGGCCAATACCAAGGCCATTGAAACCGATGAAACGGGGAGTTACGGCAAAGCCCTGAGCAACATCGCCCTTTTGCACGCGCTATACCCCAGCGGCCGCGTAGGTGACCAATTCTTCCTCAAGCACTATGTGGAGGGCATCGGTACTACTGCAGGTGCGTCCGACTCGGCATTTGACGGGATGACCGGCAGAGGCAGAACAGGTGTTCGGGCCCGCGTGGATCAGGCGTTACTGGAGGTGGCGCAACAAGTTCGCCAATGCCTGGCGAATTGCTCGCAGGTATTGCCGGGGTATATCGCCTTCGATCTGTTCGGTTTCAGCCGCGGCGCCACGGCCGCCAGGCACTTGGCCAACAGGTTGACCAGGGAGACGCTGACCCTGCCGAGCGAGCTGCAAAGTCACAAGGTGATCGAGTTCATCGGCCTGTTCGACACCGTGGCGGCGATCGTCGCGCCGTTGCGAGGCAACTTCGACCCTGCCAATGACAATTACGACGGCCTGCTGCTGGGGCTAGGCCAGGGTATTGCACGGCACCTGGTGCAATTGGTGGCGGGCGACGAGCGCCGACACAATTTCCCGTTGTTACGCAGTGGTAACGACATTGTCGTGCCCGGCGTGCACTCGAACATCGGCGGCGGTTACCCAGCCTCCGTGCGCGAGCAGGTGCTGCTGTGCAAGCCGCAATCGAACCGGGTGCCTGCAACCACTGCGCCTGAGCGCACCCGCGCTTATGCAGCTGTAGAGGCCTTGCTGGCCTCGGCGTTCGCGGAGTTGGGCGAGCCTCGGCCGCGCCTGCAGGTGTGGGAGGAACCTGTTGCCACGGATCGCGCCAAGCGGGATGGTCCCGAAAAACAGGTCTACGTCGCCGTGTATCGGGAACGTGAAGTAAGTGGGCATTTGTCGCGGGTGTACCTGAGCATCATGCGCGAACTGGCCGTGAGGAGCGGGGTGCCGTTCGCTGTGCTGGGTGAGGATGAAGCACATCGGCTGCCTGAGGAGCTGCAGGTGATCAGCGATAAATTGCATGACTTTGCCCTGGGGCGTTGCCCTGAGCTGCAATTGACCCTTGCCGAGCGCGCCTTGTTGCACAGCAAATATGTGCATACATCGGCGCACTGGAATGCGCTGGCGGGGATGCGCAACAGTTCGCTGGATATGCTGTACATCAACCGGCCGGAAGAGAGTGGCCGGGTCATGCATGAGAATCCGCTGGATTGA
- a CDS encoding AAA family ATPase, giving the protein MEHREALIALRTFLSTQILGQEKLVERLLIVLLADGHMLVEGAPGLAKTKAIKELAEGIEAQFHRIQFTPDLLPADITGTEIYRPETGSFVFQQGPIFHNLVLADEINRAPAKVQSALLEAMAERQVSVGRSTYDLSPLFLVMATQNPIEQEGTYPLPEAQLDRFLMHVKIGFPDAAVERRILAQARGEALGGEVKPERRVSQLAIFAARKEILGLYMADAVEEYLVQLVMATRTPAKFDSELADWIAYGASPRGSIALDRCARAHAWLAGRDFVSPEDIQAVLFDVLRHRIILSFEAEAAGIDQDRVVQRILDVVAVA; this is encoded by the coding sequence ATGGAACACCGTGAAGCGCTGATCGCGCTACGCACCTTTCTTTCCACTCAGATCCTCGGCCAGGAGAAACTGGTCGAACGGCTGCTGATCGTGCTCCTGGCTGACGGCCACATGCTGGTGGAAGGCGCACCAGGCCTGGCCAAGACCAAGGCCATCAAAGAGCTGGCCGAAGGTATCGAGGCGCAGTTCCATCGCATCCAGTTCACCCCTGACCTGCTGCCGGCGGATATCACCGGCACCGAAATCTATCGCCCGGAAACCGGCAGCTTCGTGTTCCAGCAGGGGCCGATCTTCCACAACCTGGTGCTGGCTGACGAAATCAACCGTGCGCCAGCCAAGGTTCAGTCGGCCCTGCTCGAAGCCATGGCCGAGCGCCAGGTCAGCGTCGGCCGCAGCACCTACGACCTGTCGCCGCTGTTCCTGGTGATGGCCACCCAGAACCCGATCGAGCAGGAAGGTACCTATCCGTTGCCCGAAGCCCAGCTCGACCGCTTCCTGATGCACGTGAAAATCGGCTTCCCCGACGCCGCCGTGGAGCGGCGAATCCTCGCCCAGGCCCGCGGCGAGGCCCTGGGTGGCGAAGTGAAGCCCGAGCGGCGCGTCAGCCAGTTGGCAATTTTCGCCGCACGCAAGGAAATCCTTGGCCTGTACATGGCCGACGCAGTAGAGGAATACCTGGTGCAACTGGTCATGGCCACCCGCACCCCGGCCAAGTTCGACAGCGAACTGGCCGACTGGATCGCCTACGGCGCCAGCCCGCGTGGCTCCATCGCCCTGGACCGCTGCGCGCGTGCCCATGCCTGGCTGGCCGGGCGCGACTTCGTCAGCCCCGAGGATATCCAGGCCGTGCTGTTCGATGTACTGCGCCACCGCATCATCCTGTCGTTCGAGGCCGAAGCTGCGGGCATCGACCAGGACCGCGTGGTCCAGCGCATCCTCGACGTCGTTGCCGTTGCCTGA